A single genomic interval of Lewinellaceae bacterium harbors:
- a CDS encoding SDR family oxidoreductase translates to MSKKVLVTGASGAFGSLTCKFLAQKGYQVVGTMRSAKGKNESIAQELQKAGVKVVEMDVTNESSVNEGTAKIIEVLGGLDVVFNNAGLGANGIQEMFTAEDMQRVFDVNVFGVQRLMRAVLPHFRKQGKGTILHTSSCIGRVTTPFLGVYCASKYALESLAEGYRAELSGFGIESCIIEPGGMPTAFMGGMLRPSDTTRKAGYGEMAHAPDASLNGYVEYIKTNPKQSPQAVADTVVELLELPHGEKPFRTVVDFMGLKEPIENYNKALHQTTQQIYTANGVDNLLSLNKN, encoded by the coding sequence ATGAGTAAGAAAGTTTTAGTTACAGGAGCAAGCGGAGCATTTGGGTCTTTGACCTGTAAATTCCTTGCCCAAAAAGGTTATCAAGTTGTTGGAACAATGCGTTCGGCCAAAGGCAAAAACGAATCTATTGCCCAAGAACTTCAAAAGGCAGGTGTGAAAGTGGTCGAGATGGATGTGACCAATGAATCAAGTGTCAATGAAGGCACAGCAAAAATCATTGAAGTTTTAGGCGGCTTGGACGTTGTTTTTAATAATGCAGGATTAGGGGCTAACGGCATTCAGGAAATGTTTACCGCAGAGGATATGCAGCGTGTTTTTGATGTCAATGTATTCGGTGTGCAACGATTGATGCGAGCCGTACTTCCTCATTTCAGAAAGCAGGGCAAAGGAACAATATTGCATACTTCGAGCTGTATCGGTAGAGTGACTACTCCATTTTTGGGTGTTTATTGTGCTTCAAAATACGCTTTGGAATCATTAGCGGAGGGTTATCGTGCCGAGCTTTCAGGTTTTGGAATTGAATCTTGCATTATCGAACCAGGAGGTATGCCGACCGCTTTCATGGGAGGAATGTTGCGGCCAAGTGATACAACCAGAAAAGCAGGCTATGGAGAAATGGCGCATGCACCCGATGCCTCTCTGAATGGTTATGTTGAGTACATCAAAACCAATCCAAAGCAATCTCCACAAGCAGTAGCTGATACCGTAGTTGAACTTTTAGAATTACCTCATGGAGAAAAACCGTTTAGAACCGTCGTTGATTTTATGGGCTTAAAAGAACCAATTGAAAATTATAACAAAGCTCTACATCAAACTACTCAGCAAATTTACACTGCCAATGGAGTTGATAATTTACTGAGCTTAAACAAAAACTAA
- a CDS encoding helix-turn-helix transcriptional regulator, whose amino-acid sequence MIKHKSISQLHEYIGFEKPTHPLITIIETSKLAYGEELVGVKISSELYCIALKDKSCGLNYGRNYYDFDEGVMMFTAPNQVITLNKPQELNEVQGWMLYFHPDLIRATSLGNKIDHYSFFSYSVYEALHLSEQEQNTVSTCIKMIEEEIRARIDNHSRQVLISNIELLLNYCARFYERQFNTRSAQNKDITSKVESLLKEYFKTNKIHDLGQPTITYLANECHVSTGYLSDLLKRETGKTAKDHINEFLVEKAKDLLIGSDDSISGIAYTLGFNYPHYFSRMFKTKMGMTPQEYRDN is encoded by the coding sequence ATGATAAAGCACAAGTCAATAAGTCAGTTACATGAATACATTGGTTTTGAAAAACCAACACATCCTTTAATCACCATTATTGAAACGTCGAAATTGGCTTATGGAGAAGAATTGGTTGGCGTAAAAATTTCATCAGAATTATACTGCATCGCTTTGAAAGATAAAAGCTGTGGCTTGAACTATGGCAGAAATTATTATGATTTTGATGAAGGTGTGATGATGTTTACAGCACCTAATCAAGTGATTACTTTGAACAAGCCGCAAGAATTGAATGAAGTGCAGGGTTGGATGCTTTACTTTCACCCTGATTTAATCAGAGCTACTTCATTGGGCAATAAAATAGACCATTACAGTTTTTTCTCATATTCGGTTTATGAAGCATTGCACCTTTCAGAGCAAGAACAAAATACGGTGAGTACATGCATCAAAATGATTGAAGAAGAAATCAGGGCGAGAATAGACAATCACAGCCGACAGGTTTTAATATCAAATATCGAATTGTTGTTGAATTATTGTGCAAGGTTTTATGAGCGTCAATTCAATACCCGTTCTGCACAAAACAAAGATATTACTTCAAAAGTAGAATCATTGCTGAAAGAATATTTCAAGACAAATAAAATCCATGATTTGGGCCAGCCTACTATTACTTATTTGGCGAATGAATGTCATGTATCGACAGGCTATCTAAGTGATTTACTCAAAAGGGAAACAGGAAAAACTGCAAAAGACCACATTAATGAATTTTTAGTGGAAAAAGCAAAAGATTTATTGATAGGTTCTGACGACTCAATTAGTGGAATAGCCTATACGCTCGGTTTTAATTATCCCCACTATTTCAGCCGGATGTTCAAAACCAAAATGGGCATGACACCACAAGAGTATAGAGATAACTAA
- a CDS encoding DUF1593 domain-containing protein, with protein MRAYGKAHSNLLRHESGYPAEQELLNLVRSGLPKYGMTGVGEGMDSEGSDWIIKVLEEKDDRPLWISVWGGVNTLAQALYKIKETKSEKEAARLIAKLRAYTISDQDDSGIWIRNNFPDLFYIVSPGDDYGSATWTGINTFVQGINNDEISNDWIARNIQQGHGPLGAGYPDVAWGMEGDTPAFLSLIPNGLNEPEHPEWGGWGGRYELYIPDFSQTKKGGSIVPIAPETREIWTNAIDTYTPYVPKAYGRAVGRDTMAFTGYKETLWRWRDDFQNDFAARMDWCLQSFEEANHPPVPVLSTEERLTVKSGEGVFLDASNSTDPDGDNLSYLWFNYPEAGTLQEEVKIGGSENSHTVYFEVPEVNKKEAIHFILKVTDKGTPALSRYKRIIIEIVPK; from the coding sequence ATCCGTGCTTATGGCAAAGCCCATTCCAATCTTCTCAGGCATGAGAGCGGCTATCCTGCTGAGCAGGAGCTATTAAACCTGGTTAGGAGCGGGCTGCCAAAATATGGAATGACAGGAGTCGGTGAGGGGATGGATTCCGAAGGTTCGGACTGGATAATAAAAGTCCTGGAAGAGAAGGACGATCGGCCACTGTGGATATCCGTTTGGGGAGGCGTAAATACCTTAGCCCAGGCCCTTTACAAAATTAAAGAAACAAAGAGTGAAAAGGAAGCGGCGAGGTTAATCGCAAAGCTCCGGGCCTATACTATTTCCGACCAGGACGATAGCGGTATTTGGATCAGGAACAACTTCCCCGATCTGTTTTATATCGTCAGCCCGGGTGATGATTATGGAAGCGCCACCTGGACTGGAATAAACACCTTTGTCCAAGGCATAAATAATGATGAGATCAGCAATGATTGGATTGCCCGCAATATCCAGCAAGGGCACGGCCCTTTGGGCGCTGGATATCCGGATGTAGCCTGGGGAATGGAGGGAGATACGCCGGCATTTTTGTCCTTAATTCCCAATGGCCTGAATGAACCGGAACACCCGGAATGGGGAGGCTGGGGAGGCCGGTACGAGCTATACATACCAGATTTTTCCCAAACTAAAAAAGGAGGCTCTATCGTTCCCATTGCCCCGGAGACAAGAGAGATCTGGACCAACGCCATTGACACCTATACTCCTTATGTTCCAAAAGCTTATGGGCGAGCAGTAGGAAGGGATACCATGGCCTTTACCGGATATAAAGAAACTTTGTGGCGCTGGCGGGACGACTTTCAAAATGACTTTGCCGCCCGGATGGACTGGTGCCTGCAATCTTTTGAAGAGGCGAATCACCCACCTGTGCCTGTACTTTCCACTGAAGAGCGATTGACGGTTAAATCCGGCGAAGGCGTTTTCCTGGACGCAAGCAATTCCACGGACCCCGACGGTGACAATTTGAGTTATCTATGGTTCAACTACCCCGAAGCCGGGACGCTACAAGAAGAAGTGAAGATCGGAGGTTCGGAAAATTCTCACACCGTCTATTTTGAAGTGCCTGAGGTCAATAAAAAAGAGGCCATTCACTTTATTTTGAAGGTGACGGATAAGGGAACGCCGGCATTGTCGAGGTACAAAAGGATAATCATTGAAATAGTCCCGAAATAA
- a CDS encoding HEPN domain-containing protein, whose amino-acid sequence MKWFRQCLTAQNPHDWITKAERDLELARDAFQMNKDYWDLICYHCQQATEKFFLSLPHPL is encoded by the coding sequence ATGAAGTGGTTCAGGCAATGTTTGACAGCTCAAAATCCACATGATTGGATAACCAAGGCTGAACGGGATCTGGAGCTTGCCAGGGACGCTTTTCAAATGAACAAGGATTATTGGGATTTAATCTGCTACCATTGCCAACAAGCAACGGAGAAGTTTTTTTTAAGCCTACCTCATCCACTATGA
- a CDS encoding exo-alpha-sialidase: MEGAYWEFCRSLETSASVPFQVQEGLFDHSEPETLGLPPAPGAETFTIFRPQKGENRYNHGAVLMPFKGRLYAQWQTSARDEDAPDTHVAYSSSPNGKDWTEPKTLAPQWEGGYKTGGGWWTDGETLVAYINAWPRRPGTLREGYTEYMTSTDGDNWTTPQLLLDNKGQPVNGVIEQGIHALPDGRIIGAVHLQPGLIASPYYTDNPSGISGWTKGSMPNLPHSGTVSRELEPAWFYRADGAIVMVFRDQDSSFRKLASVSFDRGKTWTAPVLSEMPDSRSKQSAGNLPDGTAFQANNPSGNKNRYPLAVALSADGKLFDRAYLLRSGGAGLQERRYEGRYKRPGYSYPKSVVWNGYLYVSYATNKEDVELTRVPWEGLSE; encoded by the coding sequence GTGGAGGGGGCGTATTGGGAGTTTTGCCGAAGCCTGGAGACTTCGGCGAGCGTTCCATTTCAGGTACAGGAAGGCTTGTTCGACCATTCGGAACCGGAAACGTTAGGGCTCCCTCCGGCGCCAGGCGCCGAAACCTTCACAATCTTTCGTCCGCAGAAGGGTGAAAACAGATACAATCACGGGGCCGTGTTGATGCCTTTCAAAGGCCGTTTGTATGCCCAGTGGCAAACCTCTGCCAGGGATGAAGATGCCCCCGATACCCATGTGGCATACAGCAGCAGCCCAAATGGCAAAGACTGGACAGAACCGAAAACGCTAGCCCCGCAATGGGAAGGCGGCTATAAAACCGGCGGCGGATGGTGGACGGACGGGGAAACCCTGGTTGCTTATATCAACGCCTGGCCCCGCCGGCCCGGCACCCTTAGGGAGGGGTATACCGAATATATGACCAGCACGGACGGGGACAACTGGACAACGCCCCAGCTGCTCCTCGACAACAAAGGGCAACCCGTAAATGGCGTCATCGAGCAGGGCATCCATGCTTTGCCGGACGGCAGGATCATCGGCGCTGTGCACCTGCAACCGGGCCTGATCGCATCTCCTTATTACACGGACAACCCCAGCGGCATAAGCGGATGGACAAAAGGCAGCATGCCAAACCTCCCCCACAGCGGAACGGTTAGCCGCGAATTGGAGCCAGCTTGGTTCTACCGGGCAGATGGAGCTATCGTCATGGTATTCCGCGACCAGGATAGCAGCTTCCGGAAACTGGCATCTGTAAGCTTTGACCGCGGAAAAACATGGACGGCCCCGGTTTTATCTGAAATGCCCGACTCCCGTTCCAAACAAAGTGCCGGCAACCTCCCGGACGGTACGGCTTTCCAGGCGAACAACCCTTCCGGAAATAAAAACCGGTACCCGCTGGCCGTAGCCCTGAGCGCCGACGGAAAGTTGTTTGACCGGGCCTACCTGCTCCGAAGCGGTGGGGCCGGCCTGCAGGAGCGCCGCTATGAAGGCCGTTATAAAAGGCCAGGATACAGTTATCCGAAAAGCGTCGTCTGGAATGGATATCTGTATGTATCTTATGCGACGAATAAGGAGGATGTTGAGTTGACCAGGGTGCCGTGGGAGGGGTTAAGTGAGTAG
- a CDS encoding alpha/beta hydrolase, with translation MYSFRNLFHTIVLLVLFSPSLFAQEELLLYPNGTPGSLGQEPKDKPSLFIYLADADEATGAAVMICPGGGYGHLAIEKEGTRIAEWYNSLGIHAFVLKYRLGNPEGTEYQHPAMLNDAKRGLRIIRSGAQKWGINPDKIGVMGFSAGGHLASTLGTHFDDGRPEAEDPVERASCLPNFMVLAYPVISLNTKYVHAGSRQNLLGPTPRIEDVNYLSNETQVQPLTPPTFLFHTDADTSVPPENSVLFYLALREAGIPAELHIYEKGRHGAGFAPDDPVLSGWKDRLEDWLRNRGVVAP, from the coding sequence ATGTATTCATTCCGCAACCTGTTCCACACCATCGTCTTGCTTGTTCTGTTTTCCCCTTCGCTCTTCGCCCAGGAAGAACTCCTCCTGTACCCCAACGGCACACCAGGTTCCCTGGGCCAGGAACCCAAAGACAAACCTTCCCTCTTCATCTACCTGGCGGATGCGGATGAAGCCACCGGCGCCGCTGTCATGATCTGTCCCGGCGGCGGCTACGGCCACCTTGCGATAGAAAAGGAAGGCACCAGGATAGCCGAATGGTACAATTCGCTGGGCATTCACGCTTTCGTCCTCAAATACCGCCTGGGCAACCCGGAAGGAACCGAATACCAGCATCCCGCCATGCTCAACGACGCCAAACGGGGGTTGCGCATCATCCGCTCCGGCGCCCAAAAATGGGGCATCAATCCCGACAAGATCGGCGTCATGGGCTTTTCCGCCGGCGGCCACCTGGCTTCTACCCTCGGCACCCACTTCGACGACGGGCGACCCGAAGCGGAAGACCCGGTAGAGCGGGCCAGCTGCCTGCCCAATTTTATGGTGCTGGCCTATCCGGTTATTTCCCTGAACACCAAATACGTGCACGCCGGCTCGCGCCAGAATCTGCTGGGGCCTACGCCCCGGATAGAAGATGTCAATTACTTGTCGAATGAAACCCAGGTGCAACCGCTGACACCGCCAACTTTTCTGTTCCATACGGATGCGGATACGAGCGTGCCTCCGGAAAACAGCGTCCTTTTCTACCTGGCGCTAAGAGAAGCCGGCATCCCCGCCGAGCTGCACATCTACGAAAAAGGCCGCCACGGCGCCGGCTTCGCTCCGGACGACCCCGTGCTGTCAGGCTGGAAGGACAGGCTGGAGGATTGGCTTCGGAACAGGGGAGTGGTGGCGCCTTAA
- a CDS encoding response regulator transcription factor, which translates to MPEKPIRIALIDDHKMWLEALTALLSGVEEVEVVGVAAGGREGLELCLREQPSQVLLDLRMPDMDGMEVLERLLGRQPDAKVIFLTERDDPSFIMEGLAKGIKGYVLKGSSKEDLTRAFREVEAGHYFFDPQVLTRLVLLLLERPQVALGTSGDCPLTPREKEVLALIAEGKSTAEIAEMLCIAINTVDSHRKNIFSKLDAKNAVEAVNKGRELHCI; encoded by the coding sequence ATGCCTGAGAAACCGATCCGCATCGCTTTGATCGATGACCACAAAATGTGGCTGGAGGCCCTCACCGCCCTGCTATCGGGAGTGGAAGAAGTGGAAGTCGTAGGAGTAGCGGCTGGAGGGCGGGAAGGGCTGGAGCTTTGCCTGCGTGAACAGCCTAGCCAGGTCTTGCTGGACCTGCGCATGCCCGATATGGACGGCATGGAAGTGCTGGAACGCCTGCTCGGCCGGCAACCGGATGCCAAAGTGATTTTCCTGACCGAACGCGACGACCCATCTTTCATTATGGAGGGCCTGGCTAAAGGGATTAAGGGTTATGTACTGAAAGGCAGCTCGAAGGAGGACCTGACCCGGGCTTTCCGGGAAGTAGAAGCTGGCCATTATTTTTTTGACCCCCAGGTTTTGACCCGGCTGGTACTGTTGCTGCTGGAACGCCCTCAGGTGGCCTTGGGCACTAGCGGGGACTGCCCGCTGACCCCCCGGGAAAAAGAGGTGCTGGCCCTGATCGCCGAAGGGAAATCCACCGCTGAAATTGCCGAAATGCTTTGCATCGCCATCAATACCGTAGATTCTCACCGCAAAAACATCTTCTCCAAGCTGGATGCCAAAAACGCAGTGGAGGCCGTCAATAAGGGCCGCGAACTCCATTGTATTTAA